One window of Bacteroides sp. AN502(2024) genomic DNA carries:
- a CDS encoding DNA translocase FtsK — translation MAKKNLDKEAERTPSFLSKIAAVCKNETVHFVIGLMLVIFSVYLLLAFSSFFFTGAADQSIIDSGSSADLAAVNNQVKNYAGSRGAQLASYLINDCFGISSFFILVFLAVAGLKLMRVRVVRLWKWFIGCTLLLIWFSVFFGFAFMDHYQDSFIYLGGMHGYNVSRWLISQVGVPGVWMILLITAICFFIYISARTVIWLRKLFALSFLKREKKEEKENVPEGEDAPEFTTSQPQEMEFNLKRTYKQTSPPAPVTDMQAEEPEDAFSDNKSEKEETSVSDESEGVTMVFEPTVSNSASLVQEEFLEEAEPGFEVEPATAEEEYQGPELEPYNPTKDLENYRFPTIDLMKHFDNDDPTIDMDEQNANKDRIINTLRSFGIEISTIKATVGPTVTLYEITPEQGVRISKIRGLEDDIALSLSADGIRIIAPIPGKGTIGIEVPNKNPKIVSGQSVIGSKKFQESKYDLPIVLGKTITNEVFMFDLCKMPHVLVAGATGQGKSVGLNAIITSLLYKKHPAELKFVLVDPKKVEFSIYSVIENHFLAKLPDGGDPIITDVTKVVQTLNSVCVEMDTRYDLLKMAHVRNIKEYNEKFINRRLNPEKGHKFMPYIVVVIDEFGDLIMTAGKEVELPIARIAQLARAVGIHMIIATQRPTTNIITGTIKANFPARIAFRVSAMMDSRTILDRPGANRLIGKGDMLFLQGADPVRVQCAFIDTPEVEDITRFISRQQGYPTPFFLPEYVSEDSNSEVGDVDMGRLDPLFEDAARLVVIHQQGSTSLIQRKFAIGYNRAGRIMDQLEKAGIVGPTQGSKARDVLCMDENDLEMRLNNLQ, via the coding sequence ATGGCAAAGAAGAATTTAGATAAGGAGGCGGAACGCACCCCCTCTTTCCTCAGCAAAATTGCGGCTGTATGTAAGAATGAAACCGTTCATTTTGTAATCGGGTTGATGCTGGTCATCTTTTCCGTTTATCTGTTGTTGGCTTTTTCTTCCTTCTTCTTCACGGGGGCTGCCGATCAAAGTATTATCGATAGTGGCAGTTCGGCAGACTTGGCAGCTGTTAACAATCAGGTGAAGAATTATGCCGGGTCACGCGGAGCGCAGTTGGCCAGCTATCTGATTAATGACTGTTTCGGTATTTCCTCCTTCTTCATACTGGTTTTCCTGGCGGTGGCTGGATTGAAGTTGATGCGTGTACGTGTTGTGCGTCTGTGGAAGTGGTTTATCGGCTGTACACTCTTATTGATCTGGTTCTCCGTATTCTTCGGATTCGCTTTTATGGATCATTATCAGGATTCCTTCATTTATTTGGGAGGCATGCACGGATATAATGTCAGTCGTTGGCTGATTTCGCAAGTGGGAGTACCCGGTGTATGGATGATTCTGTTGATAACGGCTATCTGTTTCTTCATATATATAAGTGCACGTACCGTCATCTGGTTGCGTAAACTTTTCGCATTGAGTTTCCTGAAACGCGAAAAGAAAGAAGAAAAGGAGAACGTTCCGGAAGGAGAAGACGCTCCGGAATTTACGACTTCCCAACCGCAAGAGATGGAGTTCAATTTGAAACGAACGTATAAACAGACATCTCCTCCGGCACCGGTGACGGATATGCAGGCTGAAGAACCTGAAGACGCCTTTTCTGATAATAAATCGGAAAAGGAAGAGACCTCTGTATCTGACGAAAGTGAAGGAGTGACGATGGTATTTGAACCGACTGTTTCTAATTCGGCTTCTCTTGTGCAGGAAGAATTCTTGGAAGAGGCGGAACCCGGATTTGAGGTAGAACCGGCTACTGCGGAAGAAGAATATCAGGGTCCTGAACTCGAACCGTACAATCCTACGAAGGATTTGGAAAACTACCGTTTCCCGACTATTGATCTGATGAAGCATTTCGATAATGATGATCCGACGATTGACATGGACGAACAGAATGCCAATAAAGATCGTATCATTAATACATTGCGCAGCTTCGGAATTGAAATCAGTACGATTAAAGCAACCGTGGGACCTACGGTCACTCTATATGAAATTACTCCGGAACAGGGAGTGCGTATTTCTAAAATCCGTGGTTTGGAAGATGATATCGCATTGAGTCTTTCTGCCGACGGTATCCGTATTATTGCTCCGATACCGGGTAAAGGAACCATCGGCATTGAAGTACCGAACAAGAACCCGAAGATCGTTTCCGGACAGAGTGTGATCGGAAGCAAGAAATTCCAGGAATCCAAATATGACTTACCTATTGTATTGGGTAAGACGATCACGAATGAAGTCTTCATGTTCGACCTTTGCAAGATGCCGCACGTATTGGTGGCCGGTGCAACCGGTCAAGGTAAATCTGTCGGTTTGAATGCCATTATCACCTCCTTATTATATAAGAAGCATCCGGCAGAATTGAAGTTTGTGCTGGTCGATCCGAAGAAAGTGGAATTCAGTATCTATTCGGTGATTGAAAATCATTTCCTTGCCAAACTCCCTGATGGAGGTGACCCGATTATTACGGACGTCACGAAAGTGGTGCAAACCTTGAATTCGGTTTGTGTGGAGATGGATACCCGTTATGATCTTTTGAAGATGGCACATGTGCGTAATATCAAAGAGTATAACGAGAAATTTATCAATCGTCGCTTGAATCCGGAAAAGGGACATAAGTTTATGCCGTATATCGTAGTGGTGATCGATGAGTTTGGAGATTTGATCATGACTGCCGGTAAGGAAGTGGAACTTCCGATTGCCCGTATAGCACAGTTGGCGCGTGCTGTCGGTATCCACATGATTATTGCTACACAGCGTCCGACTACTAATATTATTACGGGTACGATTAAAGCCAACTTCCCGGCGCGTATCGCTTTCCGTGTATCTGCCATGATGGACTCCCGTACTATTCTGGACCGTCCGGGTGCCAACCGCCTGATTGGTAAGGGAGATATGCTCTTCTTGCAGGGAGCTGATCCGGTACGTGTGCAATGTGCCTTTATCGATACACCGGAAGTAGAGGATATTACCAGATTTATTTCCCGTCAGCAAGGGTATCCTACTCCGTTCTTTTTGCCCGAATATGTGAGTGAAGATAGTAATAGTGAAGTAGGGGATGTTGATATGGGACGTCTGGATCCGTTGTTTGAAGATGCGGCGCGGTTGGTTGTCATTCATCAGCAAGGTTCCACTTCATTGATCCAGCGTAAATTTGCGATTGGCTATAATCGTGCCGGCCGTATCATGGATCAATTGGAGAAAGCCGGAATTGTGGGTCCTACGCAAGGAAGCAAGGCACGTGACGTGCTGTGCATGGACGAGAATGACCTTGAAATGCGATTGAACAATTTACAATAA
- a CDS encoding LolA-like putative outer membrane lipoprotein chaperone → MRKYIFSVLIALFSLPAMAQQQQAKVILDKAAEAFRKAGGVRADFTVKAVTNGLVEGAEKGTIQLKGEKFVLKTSDITTWFDGKTQWSYVTKNDEVNVSNPTQEELQQINPYAFLYLYRKGFSPKLGGTKTYRGKAVWEVVLTAGNQKQELEQITLWVTKDTYEPLYILLRQRGRQTRNEITITSYQTNQNYADRVFMFDKRQYPNAEVIDLR, encoded by the coding sequence ATGAGAAAGTACATTTTTAGTGTTTTAATAGCTTTATTCTCTTTGCCTGCGATGGCTCAACAACAGCAGGCGAAGGTCATTCTTGATAAGGCGGCTGAGGCGTTTCGTAAAGCAGGTGGTGTGAGAGCCGATTTTACTGTAAAGGCTGTGACAAACGGGCTGGTAGAAGGTGCTGAAAAAGGAACGATTCAGTTGAAAGGAGAGAAATTCGTACTGAAAACGTCCGATATCACCACTTGGTTTGATGGAAAAACGCAGTGGAGTTATGTGACAAAGAATGATGAAGTGAACGTTAGCAATCCGACACAGGAAGAGTTGCAGCAGATCAATCCGTATGCATTTCTATATCTGTATCGGAAAGGATTCTCGCCCAAGCTGGGAGGAACCAAGACCTATCGTGGAAAAGCTGTGTGGGAGGTCGTTTTGACTGCCGGGAATCAGAAGCAAGAGCTGGAGCAGATCACTCTTTGGGTGACGAAGGATACTTACGAACCTTTGTATATTTTGCTTCGGCAACGTGGTCGGCAGACTCGTAATGAGATAACCATTACGAGTTATCAGACTAATCAGAATTATGCGGATCGGGTGTTTATGTTCGATAAAAGACAATATCCCAATGCGGAGGTGATAGATTTGAGATAA
- the trxB gene encoding thioredoxin-disulfide reductase → MAEIEKMKCLIIGSGPAGYTAAIYAGRANLCPVLYEGLQPGGQLTTTTEVENFPGYPEGISGPQLMEDLRAQASRFGTDMRFGIVTAADLSKAPYKITIDGDKVIETETLIIATGATAKYLGLEDEKKYAGMGVSACATCDGFFYRKKVVAVVGGGDTACEEAVYLAGLASKVYLIVRKPFLRASKIMQERVMNHEKIEVLFEHNAVGLFGDNGVEGVNLVKRLGEPDEERYSLPIDGFFLAIGHKPNTEIFKEYIDTDEVGYIITEGNSPRTKVPGVFAAGDVADPHYRQAITAAGSGCKAALEAERYLSAKGLI, encoded by the coding sequence ATGGCAGAAATAGAAAAAATGAAATGCCTGATTATTGGTTCAGGTCCTGCCGGATATACGGCAGCGATTTATGCAGGACGTGCAAATTTATGTCCGGTGCTTTATGAAGGATTGCAGCCGGGTGGTCAGTTGACTACTACTACGGAGGTGGAGAACTTCCCCGGTTATCCGGAAGGTATCAGTGGTCCACAGTTGATGGAAGACTTGCGTGCACAGGCAAGCCGTTTCGGAACAGACATGCGTTTCGGCATTGTTACAGCGGCCGATTTGAGCAAGGCTCCTTATAAAATAACCATTGACGGTGATAAGGTTATCGAAACAGAGACATTGATTATTGCTACCGGAGCTACCGCTAAATATCTGGGGCTGGAGGATGAAAAGAAATATGCCGGAATGGGGGTAAGTGCTTGTGCCACTTGCGACGGATTTTTCTATCGTAAGAAAGTGGTTGCCGTAGTCGGCGGAGGTGATACAGCTTGTGAAGAGGCTGTTTATCTTGCCGGACTTGCATCTAAAGTATATCTGATTGTCCGCAAACCTTTCCTGCGTGCATCGAAGATTATGCAGGAGCGAGTCATGAACCACGAGAAGATTGAAGTTCTTTTTGAACATAACGCGGTTGGTTTGTTTGGCGACAACGGGGTAGAAGGTGTAAACCTGGTAAAGCGTTTGGGCGAACCGGATGAAGAACGTTATAGCTTGCCTATCGACGGTTTCTTCCTGGCTATCGGGCATAAACCGAATACTGAGATATTTAAAGAATACATCGATACGGATGAAGTGGGGTATATCATCACGGAGGGTAATAGTCCCCGTACCAAAGTCCCCGGAGTTTTTGCGGCAGGAGACGTGGCCGATCCGCATTATCGTCAGGCCATTACGGCTGCGGGAAGTGGTTGCAAGGCTGCCTTGGAGGCAGAGCGTTACCTTTCTGCGAAAGGACTCATTTAA